In one Nocardia tengchongensis genomic region, the following are encoded:
- a CDS encoding NCS2 family permease — MTQTQSPITTPETGGSTLEKFFRLSERKTTITREIRGGITTFVAMAYVILLVPLILGGVADAHGDKLSIAQLTTTTAFSAGLTTVLMGLVGNVPLALAAGLGLVPVVAYQAAPHMTWPQAMGLVVLMGIVIVILAATGLRTMIINAIPLAMKNAIGVGIGMFIAMIGLVSSGVVGHGAPGGPPVTLGVDGHLAGWPTVIFAIGLLLMLALFIRKVPGAILISIAISTLLAIAVNAMARIDPKAWGTVVPEKPKSLFASPDFGLIGHIDLFGGFATAGAVTATVVLFTLVLTGFFDAMGTVFGVCDEAGLTDEKGEVPGMGKILTTDGVAQIVGGLSGGAGSTVYVESATGVGEGARTGLASVITGGLFCAAIFFTPIAAVVPIQAAAPALVLVGALMMTQARKIDWNDLEVAVPAFITIVLMPFTYSITNGVGAGLIAYTVIKLARGKYREIHWLVAVVSVVFVAYFGINGIELALGG; from the coding sequence ATGACCCAGACTCAATCACCGATCACCACCCCGGAAACCGGGGGGTCCACGCTCGAGAAGTTCTTCAGGCTATCGGAGCGCAAGACCACCATAACCCGCGAAATCCGTGGCGGCATCACCACATTCGTCGCTATGGCGTATGTCATACTGCTGGTCCCGCTAATTCTCGGCGGCGTCGCGGACGCGCACGGGGACAAGTTGAGCATCGCTCAGCTGACCACCACGACCGCCTTCTCCGCCGGTCTGACCACCGTCCTGATGGGCCTGGTCGGCAATGTGCCCCTCGCATTGGCCGCCGGTCTCGGACTGGTCCCCGTCGTCGCCTATCAGGCCGCGCCCCACATGACCTGGCCCCAGGCCATGGGTCTGGTGGTGCTGATGGGCATCGTCATCGTCATCCTGGCCGCGACCGGCCTGCGGACGATGATCATCAACGCCATTCCGCTGGCCATGAAGAACGCCATCGGTGTCGGCATCGGCATGTTCATCGCCATGATCGGGCTCGTCTCCTCCGGCGTCGTCGGTCACGGCGCGCCCGGCGGCCCACCGGTCACGCTCGGCGTGGACGGGCATCTGGCCGGCTGGCCCACGGTGATCTTCGCGATCGGCCTGCTGCTGATGCTCGCGCTGTTCATCCGCAAGGTGCCCGGCGCGATCCTGATCAGCATCGCCATCTCGACGCTGCTGGCCATCGCGGTCAACGCCATGGCCCGGATCGACCCGAAGGCCTGGGGGACCGTGGTCCCCGAGAAGCCGAAATCGCTGTTCGCCAGCCCGGATTTCGGGTTGATCGGCCACATCGACCTGTTCGGCGGCTTCGCCACCGCGGGTGCGGTGACCGCCACCGTGGTGCTGTTCACGCTGGTGCTGACGGGCTTCTTCGACGCCATGGGAACGGTTTTCGGCGTCTGCGACGAAGCCGGTCTGACCGACGAGAAGGGTGAGGTGCCCGGCATGGGCAAGATCCTCACCACCGACGGTGTGGCCCAGATCGTCGGCGGTCTGTCCGGCGGCGCGGGATCCACGGTGTACGTCGAGTCCGCGACGGGTGTCGGTGAGGGCGCCCGTACCGGTCTGGCCAGCGTGATCACCGGCGGATTGTTCTGTGCCGCCATCTTCTTCACCCCGATCGCGGCCGTGGTGCCGATTCAGGCCGCCGCTCCCGCCCTGGTGCTGGTCGGCGCGCTGATGATGACGCAGGCCCGCAAGATCGACTGGAACGATCTCGAGGTCGCGGTGCCGGCCTTCATCACGATCGTGCTCATGCCGTTCACCTACTCGATCACCAACGGTGTCGGCGCGGGTCTGATCGCTTACACCGTGATCAAGCTCGCTCGCGGGAAGTACCGCGAAATCCATTGGCTGGTGGCTGTGGTCAGCGTCGTGTTCGTCGCTTACTTCGGCATCAACGGCATCGAATTGGCCCTGGGAGGCTAG
- a CDS encoding xanthine dehydrogenase family protein molybdopterin-binding subunit, producing the protein MMYNRQESFFGHVHRHPARMRYEYGATATGKLTYAKVLIVLDGGAYTSATQNVIGNAASLALGPYEVPHLEIDAYGVYTNNPVCGAMRGFGVVQACFAHESMMDKLAEALDMDPVTVRQVNVVSQGSKLATGQIVHAPTPLVEMLDSLRDMELPESIDTSDIRNLPGGASQTTHGEGVYRGVGYGVGIKNICFSEGFDDYSTARVRLEVIGGEPVALVHTAGAEVGQGLITLEAQIARTELTVDRVVSHPSDNNVGSSGSSSASRQSYMTGGAVMTACRAVAEELFVLARKKFDVVGFMHLEGGKVVKNNGEVVAAIADVLGEDVIDLTREYHHQPTTGMDKVTGQGSSHTQLAVCVHRAVVDVDTELGLVKVVALDAVQDVGKIMNRLSLEGQIHGGSIQGLGLAVMEEIQVTNGKVRNPSFTDYLIPTILDTPPQKLEILENPDPHAPYGLRGAGEPPTLSSTPAIAAAIRDACRKRGGTGNINRVPVRPEDIIRNS; encoded by the coding sequence ATGATGTACAACCGCCAGGAGTCGTTCTTCGGGCACGTACACCGGCACCCGGCCCGCATGCGCTACGAGTACGGCGCGACCGCGACCGGAAAGCTCACCTACGCCAAGGTTCTCATCGTCCTCGACGGCGGCGCGTACACCTCGGCCACCCAGAACGTGATCGGCAACGCCGCCTCGCTGGCGCTGGGCCCCTACGAGGTCCCGCACCTGGAGATCGACGCCTACGGCGTCTACACCAACAACCCGGTGTGCGGCGCGATGCGCGGATTCGGCGTCGTGCAGGCGTGTTTCGCCCACGAGTCGATGATGGACAAGCTCGCCGAGGCCCTGGACATGGATCCGGTCACGGTCCGCCAGGTCAACGTGGTGTCGCAGGGTTCCAAGCTGGCCACCGGTCAGATCGTGCACGCGCCGACGCCGCTCGTCGAGATGCTCGACAGCCTGCGCGACATGGAACTGCCGGAGTCCATCGACACTTCGGATATCCGCAACCTGCCCGGTGGTGCGTCGCAGACCACCCACGGTGAGGGCGTGTACCGCGGTGTCGGCTACGGCGTCGGCATCAAGAACATCTGCTTCTCCGAGGGTTTCGACGACTACTCGACCGCCCGGGTTCGCCTGGAAGTGATCGGCGGCGAGCCGGTCGCGCTGGTGCACACCGCCGGCGCCGAGGTCGGTCAGGGTCTGATCACCCTCGAGGCGCAGATCGCGCGCACCGAGCTCACCGTCGATCGGGTGGTCAGCCATCCGTCGGACAACAATGTCGGCAGCTCCGGCTCGTCGTCGGCCTCGCGTCAGTCGTACATGACCGGCGGCGCGGTGATGACGGCCTGCCGGGCGGTGGCCGAGGAGCTGTTCGTGCTGGCGCGCAAGAAGTTCGACGTGGTCGGCTTCATGCACCTCGAGGGCGGCAAGGTCGTCAAGAACAACGGTGAAGTGGTCGCGGCGATCGCGGACGTGCTCGGTGAGGACGTCATCGATCTGACCCGCGAATACCACCACCAGCCGACCACCGGTATGGACAAGGTCACCGGTCAGGGCTCCAGCCACACCCAGCTCGCGGTCTGCGTGCACCGGGCCGTGGTGGATGTCGACACCGAACTCGGACTTGTGAAAGTCGTTGCCCTGGACGCTGTTCAGGACGTCGGCAAGATCATGAACAGGCTTTCGCTGGAAGGCCAGATCCACGGCGGCTCCATTCAGGGCCTGGGTCTGGCGGTTATGGAGGAAATTCAGGTCACCAACGGCAAGGTGCGGAACCCGTCCTTCACGGACTATCTGATCCCCACCATTCTCGATACACCCCCGCAGAAGCTGGAGATCCTGGAGAACCCGGACCCGCACGCCCCCTACGGGTTGCGCGGCGCGGGTGAACCGCCCACTCTCTCCTCCACACCGGCGATCGCCGCAGCGATTCGCGATGCCTGCCGCAAGCGGGGTGGCACCGGAAACATCAACCGCGTGCCCGTGCGTCCGGAAGACATCATCCGGAACAGTTGA
- a CDS encoding molybdopterin cofactor-binding domain-containing protein: MTIARTTRFPEDVAIPGNGGIGESPLRPDGTLKVKGEFAYSSDLWIDGMLWGATLRSPHARAKLIGIDTSKALAMLGVHAVLTHEDVPGRKVYGLDHTWDQPVLAFGEVRHHGEAIALVAADHPEIARRAVAAIEVEYEVLEPITDPMAVIEDPIGLAVQERGGIARYQPVRAGDIEIGKTLATVVVSEEFEVGMQDQAFLGPESGMVIPNEDGSLDFYVATQWLHWDLTQIGPCLGLAEDQIRMTMSGVGGAFGGREDLSMQIHAGMLAMRTGKR, encoded by the coding sequence ATGACCATCGCACGCACCACTCGGTTCCCCGAGGATGTCGCGATCCCGGGCAACGGCGGCATCGGCGAGAGCCCGCTGCGCCCCGACGGCACCCTCAAGGTGAAGGGCGAGTTCGCCTACTCCTCGGACCTGTGGATCGACGGGATGCTGTGGGGTGCCACCCTGCGCAGCCCGCACGCCCGCGCCAAGCTGATCGGCATCGACACCAGCAAGGCGCTGGCCATGCTCGGTGTGCACGCCGTGCTCACCCACGAGGACGTGCCCGGTCGCAAGGTCTACGGCCTCGACCACACCTGGGATCAGCCGGTGCTGGCCTTCGGCGAGGTGCGCCACCACGGTGAGGCCATTGCCCTGGTCGCCGCCGATCACCCGGAGATCGCCCGCCGCGCTGTGGCCGCCATCGAGGTGGAATACGAAGTGCTGGAACCGATCACCGACCCGATGGCGGTGATCGAGGACCCGATCGGGCTGGCCGTGCAGGAGCGCGGCGGCATCGCCCGCTACCAGCCGGTGCGCGCCGGCGACATCGAGATCGGCAAGACCCTGGCCACCGTCGTGGTGAGCGAGGAGTTCGAGGTCGGCATGCAGGACCAGGCCTTCCTGGGCCCGGAGTCCGGCATGGTCATCCCGAACGAGGACGGCTCCCTCGACTTCTATGTCGCGACCCAGTGGCTGCATTGGGATCTCACCCAGATCGGCCCCTGCCTGGGGCTGGCCGAGGACCAGATCCGGATGACCATGTCCGGTGTCGGCGGCGCGTTCGGTGGCCGCGAGGACCTGTCCATGCAGATCCACGCGGGCATGCTGGCCATGCGCACCGGCAAGCGGTGA